One window of Carassius auratus strain Wakin unplaced genomic scaffold, ASM336829v1 scaf_tig00031568, whole genome shotgun sequence genomic DNA carries:
- the LOC113080543 gene encoding piggyBac transposable element-derived protein 4-like, with the protein MDARKKRKDNIVMDGSEKCVNRDEEQHEKKEWDESSDSESVASSVDSAVEEMSSDYLETLLDEFSDDNDDDDDDWYPEVTPRKKKRSGLSSVSPSPAKSCRSGSPASVQSSKGKARKSSTRRSLPFSNNISEKKWRSVDEPDIEPTQPIFRPKNTPGPQLISTATCSPLQYFELFFSKSVLKTILENTNANGAMRQDGKKMPWEDITIKDLKSFIALVIYMGVLKCFSLTDYWKTSDLYSLPYPARIMTGKKFLTISRALHISDPKVDAENDKKRGTPEYDRLCKIKPLYQDIRDACRASFHPFQNIAIDERMVASKARNGLKQYMRNKPTRWGYKLFVLADSLCGYTWDFFIYEGKANVVESKGISYDSVMILANERLLGSGYKLFVDNFYTSPKLFRDLLRKKIWACGTVRSNRIGHSKTQAPRGNIRWFREEDLLFVEWKDKRDVLMCSTFHKAFNGDTIKRNVKGADGVWAPQEFPVPAAVLDYNKHMGGVDLSDALIGYYSVLHKTQRWYRTFFFHFVDIAVVNAFILHQQMAKMKNEKPMSQKAFREALVNELASPPPPVRATLTPYSHLPKYISGDSTSGRRRCKVCQNKTPVMCVTCEIPFCFVPKRDCFTKWHNPDSSSENEND; encoded by the exons ATGGATGCGCGCAAAAAAAGGAAGGATAATATCGTTATGGACGGCTCGGAGAAATGCGTGAATAGAGATGAAGAGCAACACGAGAAGAAAGAATGGGATGAGTCATCGGACAGTGAAAGTGTAGCTTCTAGCGTGGACTCTGCAGTGGAGGAGATGTCCAGCGATTATCTCGAAACCCTTCTGGATGA ATTTTcagatgataatgatgatgatgatgatgactggTATCCTGAGGTCACTCCACGAAAAAAGAAGAGATCTGGTCTGTCTTCTGTATCACCATCTCCAGCAAAGTCTTGCAGGTCTGGATCCCCTGCCTCTGTGCAAAGCAGCAAAGGGAAAGCTAGGAAAAGCAGCACGAGGCGATCCCTACCTTTCTCCAATAACATCTCTGAAAAGAAGTGGAGAAGTGTAGATGAGCCTGACATCGAGCCGACACAGCCAATATTCAGACCTAAAAACACACCCGGCCCACAGTTAATCTCCACTGCAACATGCAGTCCTCTGCAGTATTTTGAGTTGTTCTTTTCAAAATCAGTGCTAAAGACCATTTTAGAAAATACAAATGCGAATGGAGCCATGCGTCAAGATGGAAAGAAGATGCCATGGGAGGATATTACAATCAAAGATCTGAAGTCATTCATAGCACTGGTTATTTATATGGGAGTGCTGAAATGCTTCTCGCTGACAGACTACTGGAAAACATCAGACTTATACAGTCTGCCTTATCCTGCACGAATCATGACTGGGAAAAAATTTCTTACAATCAGTCGGGCTCTCCATATTAGTGATCCCAAAGTGGATGCAGAGAATGACAAGAAGAGGGGAACACCTGAATACGACCGTCTGTGTAAGATCAAACCGCTGTACCAGGACATCAGGGACGCCTGCAGAGCCTCTTTCCATCCCTTTCAGAACATTGCCATTGATGAACGAATGGTGGCCTCAAAGGCTAGAAATGGACTCAAACAATACATGAGAAACAAACCGACAAGATGGGGGTACAAACTGTTTGTACTGGCGGATTCCCTCTGTGGCTACACATGGGACTTCTTCATTTATGAAGGAAAGGCCAATGTGGTGGAGAGCAAGGGTATTAGCTAtgattctgtcatgattctgGCAAATGAAAGGTTGTTGGGAAGCGGCTACAAGCTGTTTGTTGACAACTTTTACACCAGTCCCAAACTTTTCAGAGACCTGCTCCGTAAAAAGATCTGGGCTTGTGGCACGGTTCGCTCTAACCGCATTGGCCACTCAAAGACACAGGCTCCTCGTGGCAATATTCGCTGGTTTAGGGAAGAAGATCTGCTGTTTGTTGAGTGGAAGGACAAGAGGGACGTGCTGATGTGCTCCACCTTTCATAAAGCCTTTAATGGGGACACCATAAAGAGAAATGTGAAAGGAGCCGATGGAGTTTGGGCTCCTCAGGAATTCCCCGTTCCAGCCGCAGTACTGGACTACAACAA GCACATGGGAGGAGTGGATCTATCTGACGCACTTATAGGGTATTACTCGGTTCTGCATAAGACACAAAGGTGGTATCGGACCTTCTTTTTCCATTTTGTGGACATCGCTGTAGTCAATGCCTTCATTCTGCACCAGCAGATGGCCAAGATGAAGAACGAGAAGCCTATGTCCCAGAAAGCCTTCAGGGAGGCGCTTGTAAATGAGCTTGCATCTCCCCCTCCACCAGTACGTGCGACTCTTACCCCATACTCCCATTTGCCCAAATACATCAGTGGGGACAGCACCAGTGGAAGACGAAGATGCAAAGTTTGCCAGAACAAAACTCCAGTCATGTGCGTGACTTGTGAAATACCTTTTTGCTTCGTTCCTAAGCGTGACTGTTTCACAAAATGGCATAACCCAGATAGCAGTAGCGAGAATGAGAACGATTAA
- the LOC113080540 gene encoding piggyBac transposable element-derived protein 4-like yields the protein MDNTEERVSNISDEQDEAIVLEESSDDSDDSTEDMLLDDLDPLWDRLSEASDDDWYPEVTPRKKKRSGLSSVSPSPAKSCRSGSPASVQSSKGKARKSSTRRSLPFSKSISEKKWRSVDEPDIEPTQPIFRPKNTPGPQLISTATCSPLQYFELFFSKSVLKTILENTNVYGAMRQDGKKMPWEDITIKDLKSFIALVIYMGMLKCFSLSDYWKTSDLYSLPYPARIMSGRKFYKISGALHISDPKVDAENDKKKGTPEYDRLCKIKPLYQDIRDACRASFHPFQNIAIDERMVASKARNGLKQYMRNKPTRWGYKLFVLADSLCGYTWDFFIYEGKANVVESKGISYDSVMILANERLLGSGYKLFVDNFYTSPKLFRDLLRKKIWACGTVRSNRIGHSKTQAPRGNIRWFREEDLLFVEWKDKRDVLMCSTFHKAFNGDTIKRNVKGADGVWSSQEFPVPAAVLDYNKHMGGVDLSDALIGYYTVLHKTKRWYRSFFFHFVDIAVVNAFILHQQMAKMKNEKPLSQKAFREALVVGLAETGPAKDSERVRPTPTSESHLPDYLSGDSTYGRRKCKMCSNKTPVVCVTCKVYLCFVPKRNCYIKWHELDDEVDEE from the exons ATGGACAACACTGAGGAGCGTGTGAGCAATATCAGTGATGAACAGGACGAGGCGATCGTTTTGGAGGAATCGTCGGATGATAGTGATGACTCCACAGAAGACATGCTCCTCGATGATCTGGATCCCCTCTGGGATCG GCTTTCGGAAGCCTCTGATGATGACTGGTATCCTGAGGTCACTCCACGAAAAAAGAAGAGATCTGGTCTGTCTTCTGTATCACCATCTCCAGCAAAGTCTTGCAGGTCTGGATCCCCTGCCTCTGTGCAAAGCAGCAAAGGGAAAGCTAGGAAAAGCAGCACAAGGCGATCCCTACCTTTCTCCAAAAGCATCTCTGAAAAGAAGTGGAGAAGTGTAGATGAGCCTGACATCGAGCCGACACAGCCAATATTCAGACCTAAAAACACTCCCGGCCCACAGTTAATCTCCACTGCAACATGCAGTCCTCTGCAGTATTTTGAGTTGTTCTTTTCAAAATCAGTGCTAAAGACCATTTTAGAAAATACAAATGTGTATGGAGCCATGCGTCAAGATGGAAAGAAGATGCCATGGGAGGATATTACAATCAAAGATCTGAAGTCATTCATAGCACTGGTTATTTACATGGGAATGCTGAAATGCTTCTCACTGTCAGACTACTGGAAAACATCAGACTTATACAGTCTGCCTTATCCTGCACGAATCATGTCTGGGAGGAAATTTTATAAAATCTCTGGCGCGCTCCATATTAGTGATCCCAAAGTGGATGCAGAGAATGACAAGAAGAAAGGAACACCTGAATACGACCGTCTGTGTAAGATCAAACCGCTGTACCAGGACATCAGGGACGCCTGCAGAGCCTCTTTCCATCCCTTTCAGAACATTGCCATTGATGAACGAATGGTGGCCTCAAAGGCTAGAAATGGACTCAAACAATACATGAGAAACAAACCGACAAGATGGGGGTACAAACTTTTTGTACTGGCGGATTCCCTCTGTGGCTACACATGGGACTTCTTCATTTATGAAGGAAAGGCCAATGTGGTGGAGAGCAAGGGTATTAGCTAtgattctgtcatgattctgGCAAATGAAAGGTTGTTGGGAAGCGGCTACAAGCTGTTTGTTGACAACTTTTACACCAGTCCCAAACTTTTCAGAGACCTGCTCCGTAAAAAGATCTGGGCTTGTGGCACGGTTCGCTCTAACCGCATTGGCCACTCAAAGACACAGGCTCCTCGTGGCAATATTCGCTGGTTTAGGGAAGAAGATCTGCTGTTTGTTGAGTGGAAGGACAAGAGGGACGTGCTGATGTGCTCCACCTTTCATAAAGCCTTTAATGGGGACACCATAAAGAGAAATGTGAAAGGAGCCGATGGAGTTTGGTCTTCTCAGGAATTCCCCGTTCCAGCCGCAGTACTGGACTACAACAA GCACATGGGAGGAGTGGATCTGTCTGATGCACTTATAGGGTATTACACGGTTCTGCATAAAACAAAAAGGTGGTATCGATCCTTCTTTTTCCACTTTGTGGACATCGCTGTAGTCAATGCCTTCATTCTGCACCAGCAGATGGCCAAGATGAAGAACGAGAAGCCTCTGTCCCAGAAAGCCTTCAGAGAGGCGCTTGTTGTAGGGCTTGCGGAAACGGGGCCTGCAAAAGACTCTGAAAGAGTACGCCCAACTCCTACTTCAGAATCCCACCTGCCGGATTACCTAAGTGGGGACAGCACTTATGGAAGacggaaatgcaaaatgtgctcAAACAAGACTCCAGTCGTATGTGTAACTTGCAAGGTGTATTTATGCTTTGTTCCAAAGCGTAACTGTTACATTAAATGGCATGAATTAGATGATGAGGTGGATGAAGAGTAA